The Saprospiraceae bacterium genome includes a window with the following:
- a CDS encoding PIG-L family deacetylase, whose translation MLKGKKILILAPHTDDGELGCGGMIAKAIRQSASVYYAAFSTADESVPPQFPANQLETEVKNATRVLGIEHQNLYIYNHSVRKLNYVRQEILEELIILRELIKPDIVLIPSPNDIHQDHSTVAAEGIRAFKNCSVLGYELIWNNLTFKTDLFIALSESDIQIKIKALASYKTQEGKSYMDPDFIRSMARVRGTQVSTTYAEAFEVIRWIDHVVD comes from the coding sequence ATGTTAAAAGGTAAAAAAATATTGATACTTGCACCCCACACGGATGATGGGGAGTTGGGTTGTGGTGGAATGATCGCAAAGGCTATACGTCAAAGTGCATCGGTTTATTATGCAGCTTTTTCTACAGCGGATGAAAGTGTCCCACCGCAATTTCCTGCAAATCAACTTGAAACAGAAGTAAAAAACGCAACAAGGGTCTTAGGTATTGAACATCAAAATCTTTACATCTATAATCACAGCGTTCGTAAACTGAATTATGTCAGACAGGAAATTCTGGAAGAACTGATTATACTCAGAGAATTGATAAAACCGGACATAGTTTTAATCCCTTCTCCCAATGATATCCATCAGGATCACAGCACAGTGGCTGCTGAAGGTATTCGTGCATTTAAAAATTGTTCTGTACTTGGATATGAACTGATATGGAATAATCTTACTTTTAAAACGGATCTGTTCATCGCACTTTCAGAATCTGACATTCAAATAAAAATAAAAGCACTTGCTTCTTACAAAACGCAGGAAGGCAAATCATATATGGATCCTGATTTTATACGATCAATGGCACGAGTCAGAGGGACGCAAGTTAGTACTACTTATGCAGAAGCCTTTGAAGTGATAAGATGGATAGATCATGTAGTTGATTAA
- a CDS encoding transposase, whose translation MSDGYQIRNQNALHFIALTIVGWIDVFAYLEYKTLIIENLSYCQEKKGLRIYAYVIMSNHLHMICRTDEKSGLSNIIRDFKSFTAKEIIRKVEVENHSRSKWMLTNFEYQSRFNSRNSQYQVWQQGMHPVELESPKFINQKLGYIHNNPVRAGIVDEARHYIHSSARDYEGQKGLLDIELLDIGPEIGYVDS comes from the coding sequence ATGTCTGACGGTTATCAAATAAGAAATCAAAATGCGCTTCATTTTATTGCATTAACCATTGTAGGTTGGATTGATGTTTTTGCATATTTAGAATACAAGACTCTTATAATCGAAAATCTCAGCTATTGTCAGGAAAAAAAGGGATTGCGTATTTATGCTTATGTTATTATGTCGAATCACCTTCATATGATTTGTCGGACAGATGAAAAATCAGGATTGTCTAATATTATTCGGGACTTCAAAAGTTTTACTGCTAAAGAAATTATTAGAAAAGTTGAAGTAGAAAATCATTCCAGATCAAAATGGATGCTTACAAATTTTGAATACCAAAGTCGATTTAATTCCAGAAATAGCCAATATCAGGTATGGCAACAAGGTATGCATCCTGTCGAACTGGAATCACCCAAATTTATTAATCAGAAACTCGGGTATATCCATAACAATCCTGTTAGAGCCGGAATTGTTGATGAAGCCCGTCATTATATCCATAGTTCAGCACGTGATTATGAAGGTCAAAAAGGCTTACTCGATATTGAATTATTGGACATAGGGCCGGAAATAGGCTACGTAGATTCATAA